AGTAATTTCATAATGATAGAAAAACCCTCGATAGTCTGAAATACCTAGACCGCTCTCAGGTGTCAAGCTACTGGTCCATGTGCCAGCTTCGCCTTTTTGCATAGCCAGGCGTCCAATGACCTTGTTCTGATCTTCTTTGTCATAGACTACCAAATCGACTTGGTCCGCACTTGGTGACCAGAAAGTTACATCTACTTGTTTGCCCGCTTGAGAAACACGCGCTCCCAAATCACCATCATACTTGTAAATACTATCCTTCAGTTGCCAGTTCATGCTAGTTTTGAATTGATCATTGCCATATTTGATAAGATAAGGTGACTGAGCTTGGTTAAAATCACCTATGAATTTAGCGCTTTTAGTCTTAGGATCCAGAACCACATCTTTAACAGCAACTTCATTGCCATCTTTGTCTGTAATCTTTAAGTTCTTTAAAATGTCCTCTTTTTTAGCATTTTCTAAGGTAGAAAAGCTGGCTTCAATCTCGGCCAATCCTACATGCTGGGCACCCGTCATACGAATATCATTGACAAAGTAAGGGTTGGTATAAACTGTCGGATCCGCATCACGCAAGAAAATCTGGCTGTTTTTCTCCAAATTAGCGAAATTATAATCCTGATTTTGAATCTTCACATCATCTCCTGATTTACTTTCGTCTAGAAGCAAAAAGCCAATCATCTTAGCAGCATCTTTCAAGGGAACATCTACATAGCGACCATATTTGCCAGTCTTTTCAAAATCCACTCCGTCAGGCCAATTCTTGCTTGGATTTTGGACATCTCCCCAGAGCCAGAGCGACTTCTTATCATACTGACCATCTGTACGATAGTAGTTGATCCGTACCATCCCTTTTTTCAAAGGCTCATAAGTATGAGGTTGATAATCCGTATCAAACCAAACCTCATTCATCTGAGGACTGAGTAGCTCGACTGTCTTGTCACCTGTAATATTCTGACCCGCTGTATTATTGATTAGAAGGCTGATCTTGCTTCTTTTCTCAGCCATTTTAACATCAAGATAATAACCATAGTCATCTTCTTTAGCCGTCGCAAAGCTAGTCGCTCCGGTTGGCCAACCTCCCTTTTGGCTAGAAGGCGTCTCGACATCATCCCAAGTCCACAAGCCCAAGCTGTCTAGATTTTGTGAAGGCAAGGTTTTGAAATGAAAGCGAATATTGCCTTCTGCGATAGCATCTTGCGCAGAAGTATCTGATACAACTGGTTGGTTACTTGCCTCTTGCTTCTCTTTTTCAGTGGGAGTAGCAGTTTCCTTTGCATCTTGCCCAGTTGCTTCTGAACCTGCACTAGCTGGAGCTTGATCTGCTTGCACACCAGTAGGCGCAGCCTGATCTGAAGTCCCTGCTCCTGAACTATCTGCCTCTCCAGCTTTTTCTTCATCTGCTGACTTAGGTTGGACTGCCGCATTTGCATCAGAGACTGCTTCTGTTGCTGGACTGCCCGATGTGCTCGCCTCGTCCGCTTGGACTAATTGGGCATTTCCCAGTAGGAAACCTGAGGCAATGACAACAGAGGCTACTCCTACTTTTAAGCGACGGATGCCGAAATAATGACGCTTTTCGCCCATCCGAGACTGTAGGTAATCGTTATTTTTCATAAACAGAAAACTCCTTTATTTTTTCTTATAGAGAACATCTATGCAAACGTTTTCTGTATTTATTATACAGATTCTTTTTGAACTTGTAAAGGCTTTCAAGAAGAGTTTTTTTCACTCAGATATTTCATGCTCTCTGTGCGGATTTTGATGATTCGATAAGCTATTTGCGATTCAAACGACAATTGACAAGCAAAAAGGCCAAGACACTTGTCTTGACCTTCATTTTATTCAACGATAAATTGACTCAAAATCCCGTTGATGAACTTACTGGACTTTTCGTCAGAGAATTGCTTGGAAAGCTCAATGGCTTCGTTGACCGCTACTAGCTGTGGAGTGTCAAACTCCGTAATCTCAAAGATCCCCAGACGCAGGATGTTTTTTTCGACCAGCGTCAGACGATCCACTGTCCAGCCCTTTTTGAGGTGCTGGGCAATTTTCTTGTCCAAGTCGTCCTTGGACTGGATTACACCAGAGACCAGATTGAGCAAGAAGGCTGGAATATCAGCTTCCGCCGCTTTGTCTGCCTCTTCGTCCTTATCATAGGAATAGGCAAAGCGACAAGCTTCTACAAGATCCCCTTCATACTCTAGGCTCATCAGGGCCTGAAAAGCCCGCTGGCGCAGACCTCTTCTGGATTCCAACAGTATATCAATCATTGAGGAAGTCCTCATCAAATAGATCTTTCAAGTCTGGCTTCGGTGCCTTTTCTGGAACAATGCCTGCCACATGGATATTGACAGCAGACAACTCTACCTCAGCCATATCAAAAACAGCGCTTTTTACAGCCTTCTGAATCGCTACTGCAACAGTCGGAACGCTGACACCATATTCCAAATACAGGTAGATATCTACAGTCACATCACCTGTCTCATCGGTATGGAGTGATACTCCGCGACCGAGTGAACGCATAGAAAGACTGTCTGACATACTCTTATTTGCGAAGGAATAAACACCTTCTACCTTTGCCGTTGCAATGGCAATGATTTTTTCCAAAACACGTGGCGCAATGACGATTTCACCTAATTGTTCAGCTGCCATAGTTATTACCTCTTCTATATTATGCGCGAGAAACGTAAGTTCCTTCTGCTGTGTTGATGATTAATTTTTGTCCAACTTCGATGAAGTCTGGTACGTTGACAACAAGACCTGTCTCAAGTGTCGCTGGTTTACCAGATCCGGTAACGGTTGCTCCCTTGATAGATGGCTGAGTATCTGTCACGACCAATTCAACTGTTGTTGGTACTGTCACACCAATCACTTCTGTTCCGTAGAACTGGATTTTCACATCAGAGTTTTCAAGGATGAATTTCAATTCTTCTTCTACATTGGCTACTGGAATTTCATATTGGTCATAAGTCTCAGTATTCATGAAATAAGCAGTGTCATCCATTTGGTACAAGTATTGAGCTGGAACAGTTTCAATAATGGCTTGTTCAAATTTTTCTTCTGGACGGTAGCTGGTATCAAAGGTAGAGCCAGTACGAACATCGCGCAGCTTCATACGCATTATCGTATTTCCCTTACCTGGCTTATGGTGGCTCGCTTCCAAAACGCGGATGAGTTTCCCATCAGCTGTTTCGAAGGTCATTCCAGCTTTCAGCTTACTTGCTTCAATCATTCTATATTACCTCTTTTTAAAATTATATTTCTACTTATTCTATCATAAAGCCTGATAATTCTCAAATAACAATCAACTCTTTCGGCGCAAGAGTTAGGACTTCGCAGCCTGTTTCTGTAATGAGGAGATCGTCTTCGATGCGGACGCCGTATTTGCCGTCCAGATAAATACCCGGCTCATCAGTCAGGACCATACCGGCCTCAATCGGCTCTTCTGACTTGCCAAAGTAAGGAATCTCATGGATGTCCAGGCCGATACCGTGGCCAATCCCGTGGCTAAAGTAAGGACCGTAGCCAGCATCATTAATAATCTGGCGCGGAATCCGGTCAAAATCAATTCGGCTAAGTCCAGCCTTGGCTGCTTCTATCAGGGCTTGATTGCTGCGCAGGACAATATCATAAATCTCCCGTTCCTCATCTGTCACCTGCCCCACATGAACAGTACGCGTCATATCGCTGACATAGTGATTGTAGTAGCAGCCAAAGTCCATGGTCAGGGTTTCACCCTTTTGAATGACCTTGTCACTAGCCACACCATGAGGCATAGCAGAGCGGTAGCCCGAAGCGATGATGAAGTCAAAAGAGGCGCCTGAAGCACCTAGCTGGCGCATACGGGCATCTAAAAAGTTCATAACAGCTAACTCAGTCGTCTCACCAGGCTTGATAAAATCCAGTACATCTAGGAAGGCTTGGTCCGAAATCTGACAGGCCTTACGAATGGTCGCGATTTCTTGCTCATCTTTAATCATGCGCAGATTTTCAATAAAGCCCGTCATGGGAACCAGCTCGTAGGCCGAGAAGACACTTTCCAGCATCTTGAAGTAGGCATAGGAAATCTCGTCATCAAAACCGATTTTTTGCAGCTTGTCGTCCGCAATAATCTTGACAATCTCCCCAATCGCATCGCGCGTTTCGACAATATCAAAACCTTGGACTACTCCCTTGGCAATCAGCGTATAGCGCGCATCTGTCAGGAAAATCCGGCGTGTTTTGCTGATGAAAACCGTCGCTTCTGTCCCGCTGAAACCAGTCAGATAGTAAATATTTTTCAGATTGGTTACTAAAACAGCATCACAGTCTGTCTGAGCCAATGCTGCTTCAAACTTTTCAACTCTTGATAACATGAGCCACCTCCATGAAATAACTAAGCTTATTATATCAAAAAACCAGTCAAATAGGACATTTTTTTGACAAACCGTATCTAGGACTTAGAATCCAACGAGCATTCTCCGACACGAAAAATCCCTGTTTTTAATATCAAACAGAGATTTGATGAATTATTTCACGTGCAGCTTGCCTTTCAAGTACTGGCCGGTATAGCTGGCTGGATTAGCAGCAACTTCTTCCGGTGTACCCGTCGCAATGATCGTGCCGCCACCAACACCGCCCTCTGGTCCTAAGTCGATGATATAGTCAGCTGTCTTGATAACATCCAGATTGTGCTCGATAACGAGTACTGTATTGCCATCGTCCACAAAGCGTGATAACACATGAAGGAGCTTGGCAATGTCTTCAGAATGCAGACCCGTGGTTGGCTCATCCAAGATATAGAAGGACTTGCCAGTCGAGCGCTTGTGAAGTTCGCTGGCCAGCTTCATCCGCTGGGCTTCACCACCTGACAAGGTCGTGGCTGGCTGCCCTAGAGTCACATAGCCTAGTCCCACATCCTTGATTGTCTGGAGTTTGCGGGCAATCTTGGGAATATGCTGGAAGAATTCCACCGCATCATTGACCGTCATGTCCAGAACCTGAGCGATATTCTTCTCCTTGTAGTGAACTTCTAGAGTTTCGCTATTATAGCGGGTGCCGTGGCAGACCTCACAGGCCACGTAGACGTCAGGCAGGAAGTGCATCTCAATCTTGATAATTCCATCACCAGAGCAGGCCTCACAGCGACCGCCCTTGACGTTAAAGCTGAAACGGCCTTTCTTGTAGCCGCGAATCTTGGCTTCGTTGGTCTTGGCAAAAAGATCGCGAATATCGTCAAAGACTCCAGTATAGGTAGCGGGATTAGAGCGCGGTGTCCGACCAATCGGACTTTGGTCAATATCAATCAGTCGATCCACATGCTCAATGCCGCTGATTTTCTTGAACTTACCTGGCTTGGCAGAATTGCGGTTGAGTTTTTGTGCGATGGCCTTTTTAAGGATAGAGTTGACAAGCGTTGACTTACCAGACCCAGAAACTCCCGTCACAGCGATGAATTTTCCCAAGGGGAATCTGGCCGTGATATTCTGCAGATTATTTTCCTGAGCACCAGTCACTTCGATAAAGCGTCCATTGCCTACACGGCGGTCCAATGGTACTGGGATCTCGCGCTTACCTGACAGGTATTGGCCTGTGATGGATTTCTTGCTCTTGGCTACTTGTGGAGGAGTGCCAGCTGCGACGATTTCACCACCGAAAACACCGGCTCCTGGTCCCACATCAATCAGCCAGTCAGCCTCCCGCATGGTGTCCTCATCGTGCTCAACCACGATGAGGGTATTGCCCAGGTCGCGCATCTTCTTGAGGCTGGCAATCAGGCGGTCATTATCACGTTGGTGCAAACCAATAGAGGGCTCATCCAGGATATAGAGGACGCCACTCAAGTTAGAACCAATCTGGGTCGCCAAACGAATCCGCTGACTCTCACCTCCCGATAGAGTCCCAGCCGAGCGAGACAAAGTTAGGTAATTGAGACCAACGTTATTGAGGAAAGTCAGGCGGTCATGAATTTCTTTAAGAATAGGGCGTGCGATAGTAGCTTCATTGTCAGTCAAGCTAAGCTTGTCCAAATGAAGCAAATGATCTGCAATGGACAAGTCTGAAATCTCACCGATATGCAAGCCGTCTTCGCCGCCAACCTTGACAGACAAGGCCTGAGGACTGAGTCGATAACCATGACAAGCTGCACAGGTCAGCTCATTCATATAAGCCCGCATCTGTGTCCGAGTAAAATCACTATTGGTCTCATGGTAGCGGCGGTTGATATTAGTGACAACCCCCTCAAAAGGAATGTCAATATCGCGCACGCCGCCAAATTCATTTTCATAGTGGAAATGGAACTCCCGCCCATCTGAACCAAAGAAAATCAGCTGTTTTTCTTCCTCAGTCAGTTCCTCAAAAGGCTTGTCCATATCAATACCAAAAGCTGCCATGGCCTGCTCCAGCATCTGCGGATAGTAGTTGGAGGAGATGGGATTCCAAGGCGCTAGCGCTCCTTCGCGCAAGGTCTTGCCAGCTTCTGGCACAACCACATCTAGATCCACCTCCAGCTTAACCCCCAGACCATCACAGTCCGGACAGGAGCCAAAAGGCGCATTGAAAGAGAAGAGACGTGGCTCTAGCTCTGGCACTGTAAAGCCACAAACAGGGCAGGCATAGTGTTCAGAAAAGAGCAACTCTTGACCATCCATAGTGTCAATCACCACATAGCCCTCAGCAATCCGCAGAGCAGCTTCGACCGAGTCAAAGAGACGACTACGCACCCCTTCCTTGATGACAATTCTATCTACTACGACCTCAATATCATGCTGCTTGCTCTTAGAAAGCTCTGGCACTTCCGTCACATCGTAAATATCGCCATCCACCCGCACACGGACATAACCGTCCTTCTGAATCTTATCAAAAACGGTCTTATGCTGACCCTTTTTCTTGCGGATGACCGGCGCTAATATCTGCAGCCGCTGACGCTCTGGCAATTCCAAGACCTTGTCAACAATCTGCTCGACAGACGAAGCCTTAATAGCTCCATGACCGTTGATACAGTATGGCGTTCCAACACGAGCATAGAGCAGGCGCAGGTAGTCATTGATTTCAGTGGCAGTTCCTACTGTTGAGCGCGGATTTTTACTAGTCGTCTTCTGGTCGATGGAAATAGCCGGGCTGAGACCATCAATCGAGTCCACATCCGGCTTTTCCATATTGCCCAAAAACTGCCGAGCATAGGCCGACAGACTCTCCACATAGCGGCGCTGCCCCTCAGCATATAGGGTATCAAAAGCCAGACTGGACTTGCCCGAACCGGACAGCCCCGTCACCACGACTAGCTTGTCCCGCGGAATTTCTACATCAATATTTTTTAAATTATGAGCTCGCGCTCCGTGAATCACAATTTTATCTTGCATTTTGACCTCGTTTCACTTATAAACCTTCTCCATTATAACAAATTTTTCTGCAAACTTTTGCCCCAAAAACCCGAATTTGTAGTATAATAGTACGGTATGCAAAAAAACACTCTGGAAAGGAAAATGATTATGAAGCAAGTCTTTTTATCAACTACGACAGAATTCAAAGAGATTGATTCGCTCGAATCAGGCACTTGGATCAATCTTGTCAACCCTTCCCAGAGTGAATCAATCGAAATCGCCAACGCCTTTGGTATTGACATCGCAGACCTGCGAGCACCGCTCGATGCAGAAGAAATGTCCCGACTTACGATCGAGGATGAGTATACACTGATCATCGTTGACGTGCCCATCACTGAGGAGCGGAATAACCAGACTTACTATGTCACGATCCCCCTTGGTATTATCATCACGGAAGAGGCTATTATTACCACTTGTTTGGAAAAATTACCTCTGCTGGACATCTTCATTCACAGGCGCCTGCGCAACTTCTATACTTTTATGAAGTCACGTTTCATCTTTCAGATTCTCTACCACAATGCCGAGCTGTATCTGACAGCCCTGCGCTCCATTGACCGCAAGAGTGAGCAGATTGAAAGTCAACTGCACAAGTCCACGCGAAATGAAGAACTGATTGAGCTTATGGAGTTGGAAAAGACCATCGTCTATTTCAAGGCCTCTCTCAAAACAAATGAGCGCGTGATTAAGAAGCTGACCAGCTCCACCAGCAATATCAAGAAATACCTAGAAGACGAGGACTTGCTGGAAGATACCTTGATTGAGACCCAACAGGCCATTGAGATGGCTGATATCTACGGCAACATCCTCCACAGTATGACAGAGACCTTTGCCTCTATCATTTCTAATAACCAGAACAATATCATGAAAGCCTTGGCTCTGGTGACCATCGTCATGTCTATCCCAACCATGATTTTCTCGGCCTATGGGATGAACTTCAAAAATAACGAACTGCCTCTCAACGGTGAACCACATGCCTTCTGGATTATCATGTTCATCGCCTTTGCCATGAGTGCTTCGGTCATGGCCTATCTCATGCACAAAAAACTATTTTAACCTTTAGAAAGAAGACCTATGTCACAAGTATCCCTCGACAAACTCAGCAAAAAAAACAAAGAATTTATCCATATCGCGACTAACCAGCTCTTACAAGACGGCAAATCCGATCAGGAAATCCAGACCATATTAGAAGGCATTCTGCCGGAAATCCTGGAAAACCAAACCAAGGGTATCACAGCCCGCGGCCTCTACGGAGCCCCAACTACTTGGGCAGCTTCTCTGACTGCAAAAGAGCGCTATGATGCCGAACATCCAAAAGAAAATGACGATCCTAAATGGATGATGCTGGACTCCGTCCTCTTTATCTTTGGTTTCTTTACCCTCCTGACCTCAATCGTCAATCTAGCTTCCTCTCAACCGTCTGTCTATGGGCTGACGACTCTCGTACTCGGAAGCATCGTCGGTGGCCTTTCTTTCTATGCCCTCTACCACTTTATCTACCGTTTCTACGGACCAGACAAAGACCGCAGCCAGCGCCCTAAGCTGCTCAAATCCATCCTGACCATGGCAGCGGCTATTCTCCTCTGGAGCATGTCCATCGTCCTGACTAGTCTCCTGCCTGAGTTCCTAAACCCCCGCCTGTCCAATATCGTAGTTGCTATTGTCGGCGCTATCGCCCTAGCCCTGCGCTTCTATCTCAAAAAACGCTTCAACATCAAGAGCGCGACTATGGGGCCAGGCAGATAAACGATAAAAAGAGGTTCGTTTGAGCCTCTTTTATTATGATATTTTGAACTTTTCCAAATCTATAATTTGATCGGCGCATTCAATAACTTGTTTTCGGTGAGATATCTGGATAATCAATGCTTGTGATTTTCTCTTATTTAAAAGATCCAATACTCTCCTCTCGTTAAATTGATCCAAAGACGATGTTGCTTCATCAAGAATAAGTATTTTCCTGTCTTCCAAAAGAGCTCTTGCAAGAGCCAAACGTTGCAATTGACCGCCAGAAAGTCTATTCTTATCTATGATTATCTCATTTAATTGATTACCACAATCTAACTCTTGCCACAAGCCTACATCATTCAGCACACTCCTGATTTTCTCATCCGAATATTCTTTCCCCATTTTTAAATTACTTATCAAACTATAACCATCAATGAAAAAAGTCTCCTGACTAACGTAACTTACTGAATTGTACCATTCTGCTATAGCAATATCTTTTAAATCAATATCTCCTATAAAAATCTTCCCGCTATTTATATCATAAACTTTCAACAATTGCTTGATAAAACTTGTCTTACCAACTCCACTAGGCCCTATAATTACTGCAATTTCCCCCAATTTTATATCCAGATTAATATGCTCTAGTAATCTAAAATCATCTATCTCTAAAGAGACATCCTCATATCTAATATTTTCTAAAGAAAATTCTCTAGCACTCACACTAAAATCCTGAGAATTTTCCGAGAAATTTTTCATAAGCTCAATTATATTAGTTAAAGCTCCTTTTTCTGCAGCAAAATTTCCAAGAGAGGTTGAAATAGCTAAAGTCGTTGGAACCAATTGATATAAATACATCATGAAAGAAATAAAAGTACCGACTGACAGAAGTCCTATTTTAATTTCGTAAAAACCTAAACTGAAGACCAAGACTATCAATGATAATAACAAACAATTGATTAAAGGCGCTAAAATAACACGATATTTTACCCCTTTTAAAGCATAATCATATAAGCGTTTATTTTCTAATTTTACATAACTAACGAAGGTACTCGTTGAATCACTAATTTTTATACTCAACAAAAAATTTAGAAGCTGAGACAATCTGTTATTTAGTATTGCAAGTTGATTCCGGAAACTATCAGCTAAGATTGCAAGTTTTTTGCCTATAAATTTAATAATAATTATTATACATATTGCAAAAACAATAACCAGTGATGTCAACTTCCAATCCATCACAAACAGCATGACAACTGCTCCTATCCACGATACAACATTTACAACGAAGCTTGGTAAAGTTGAAGAAATTACCTCTCCCAATATTTCAGTATCATTCACAACATGATTCACTGTTTCGTTAGTATTATAATCTTGAGCAACTCTTATTCTTAGATGTTCAATTCCATCAATTAACTTGGTTCTCAATTCGTAGACAGACTTTTCTCCCACTATCTCAATAATAGCATTACCAATTGTACCTAATAGTACATTCAGCGAGAATAAAAGAACTAAAATAGATACTTTTGAGTATTGAAATTGGCCTTTTACAAATTCATTAAAAAGTTCTCTTACAATTAGAGGAATCAGAATATTTACAGCAACTGAAAGCAGAAGTATAAATATTCCAATTCCTAAAAAATTACGATGAACGATATATCTATATAGAGACTTCATTATTATTCTTTTGACTCTTTTCTAGCATGTTTAACTATGATAAACACCAGCGAAGTAAGAATTATCTGAGTAATCAATGTTGATACTATACTTCCTACACTGGGAGAAAATGCGATGCCTGACTGATCGGTTTTTAGTATCTCTTGCCAAGGAAATAGCAAGCTATAGGGCAAAACTATCAAAGTAGCAATTATGGCTGAGGCTAAAATATTAAACACTGAAAATTTATTACTAATAGACTGGATGAAACGTCCCCCAACAAGCGCTAAAACGACCAAAGGTAACATTGTAGTTAGAACAACTAAAATACCTGCGCTTAGAGATAACCTAAAAACATAAGTAACTATCATTTCTAAAGTTAGGGCAGTTAAAATAAAATAATCAAATTTTTTCATTGTTTCTCTCCTTATTTAGATAAAGCAAACATAACTGTATCATAAACAAAATGCACAACAATACAGGAACTATATAAATGTGTATACCGATGTATCAAAGACAAGCCGATTCCTAATGGAAGCCTAATGAAAAGATTGCTAAAAAAATCAAAAGACTGATGACCTAAAAAAGCAAATAAACAAGCTTGAATAATAATGACCCAAACAAAATCAAATTCTTTTTTCAAATGAAACTCTACCAACCCTCTGAATAATAACTCTTCCGCAATAGAAGTTATTAAAAAAATTGATAAAAGCGTATACAATTGCTCCCTAGGATATTTATCAATGACATGTATAAGAACTATAAATGATACAAAGAAAGTGAAAAATATTAACAAAGCGTTCAATGGGCTCTTTTGCTTAAATTTGGAGGATCTTAAAAAATTTTCCCTATAAATACAATAATATAGGTAAAATACTATTAGAAATGCCAAAAGCAAACAGACTCTCGTAGACAAAAACAACATATCCACTGAAAGTTTATTACTGGCTATTATCAGGATAAGCAAGCTTCCAAACATTGACAACAGTAAGACTAGAACGACAAGACCCGCCGCTACTAAAACGTTTTCTAGTTTTCTTTTTGCCATCTTTTTACCTCAATAAATTCAGGACATTCTTTCTTGAAGCTGATACCGCTGGAAAATAGGTAAAAATAAAACAAATCACCGAAGGAACCAAGACAGCTGTGAGGATATTATCCCTTGTTACGATTAAACGAACCCCCATAGAATTTCCCAAAAGCTGACTAATGACAAGTACAAAAACCACTGAGATAAATGAGGAAATAAAAGCCAAAAATAATCCTTCAACGATAAATTGGTTGCGAATACTGGATTTTTTTGCCCCAAATGCTCTCCTGAGACCAATTTCACTCTTTCTTCCTGCGACAGATGAATAGGTTGCACTCATGACTCCAAAGCCTGCAACAATTAGAGAAATCCCAGCAACTCCGGCAATCAAATTAGTCGCTAGAGAGGTTGTTCGATTGATTTGACCTACCACTTGATGAAGATCTTCAATCTCATAGACACCCTTCTTTTTTGAGGAACCATAGCGTTCTAAATACTTGAGGACTTGCTTTTCAGCCTTGCTTTTACTTCCTCTATATTTGATTTTTGCTTGGTTAAAATGATTTCTGTAGCTAGTATTCCTAAGAAACATTTTCTCCGTCACTAATAAATCCGGTGTCTCCTCACTTCCCTGATAGACAGCACTTATCTTGTAGTAATCCCCACCTATTGAAACGAGTTCTCCCTCACTACTAGTTGTAGGAAACAGTTTTTTCGAAGCCGTGTCCTTAATAGCAATTTCATTTCCGTTTGATTGCTGAATCTCGCTTAGGGCTTTCCCACTAATAACTTTAATATCATTATTCTTCTCATTATATTTTGATGAGAGTTGATCATAATTCACAACGCTTCCATCCATACTCCTATCTCCAAGGAGGTGAACAGAAACTGTGTTGAGCTGAGGATTAATTGAGAGTTCTACATTTTGAATATTAGCAAATCCCATCAATCTCTGTCTATCATTCTCAGTAAATCCAGCCCCATCCTTATAATTTGTACAATTAATAGTAAAGGTCTTCCGTCCTCCAGTGACCGAATTTAACTGTTGAACAATCGACTGGCCTACTCCATTTCCTAGGCTAAGCACAAGCAAGAGACTCACAACTCCTATAACCAAGGATCCTATCGTCAGTAACGACTGCCTTTTATTAGCACTCAAGGATTTAAACAGACTCTTTAAAAGAAAGGTAAGTCTCATCTCTTTTCTCCCTTCAGTCTTCTGTCAATACTCCGTCAACAATGTGCAGAGTCCTGTCCGCTGTAGATGCAGCTTCCAAGGAGTGGGTAACCATAATAACTGTTTTACCAGTCTGATTAATCTTTTTCAAAATGCTGAGAATCTTCTGCGACATCTTTGAATCTAAGGCACCCGTCGGTTCATCAGCAATAATTATTTCTGGATTATTAACCAAAGCCCTAGCAATAGCTATCCGTTGTTGCTGACCTCCGGATAGATTAGTCGGGTATTCATTTATTTTTTCTTCCAACTCTACCATAGCCAGCAAGTCTCTAATATGCCGATCAGACAT
This window of the Streptococcus sanguinis genome carries:
- the uvrA gene encoding excinuclease ABC subunit UvrA, with the translated sequence MQDKIVIHGARAHNLKNIDVEIPRDKLVVVTGLSGSGKSSLAFDTLYAEGQRRYVESLSAYARQFLGNMEKPDVDSIDGLSPAISIDQKTTSKNPRSTVGTATEINDYLRLLYARVGTPYCINGHGAIKASSVEQIVDKVLELPERQRLQILAPVIRKKKGQHKTVFDKIQKDGYVRVRVDGDIYDVTEVPELSKSKQHDIEVVVDRIVIKEGVRSRLFDSVEAALRIAEGYVVIDTMDGQELLFSEHYACPVCGFTVPELEPRLFSFNAPFGSCPDCDGLGVKLEVDLDVVVPEAGKTLREGALAPWNPISSNYYPQMLEQAMAAFGIDMDKPFEELTEEEKQLIFFGSDGREFHFHYENEFGGVRDIDIPFEGVVTNINRRYHETNSDFTRTQMRAYMNELTCAACHGYRLSPQALSVKVGGEDGLHIGEISDLSIADHLLHLDKLSLTDNEATIARPILKEIHDRLTFLNNVGLNYLTLSRSAGTLSGGESQRIRLATQIGSNLSGVLYILDEPSIGLHQRDNDRLIASLKKMRDLGNTLIVVEHDEDTMREADWLIDVGPGAGVFGGEIVAAGTPPQVAKSKKSITGQYLSGKREIPVPLDRRVGNGRFIEVTGAQENNLQNITARFPLGKFIAVTGVSGSGKSTLVNSILKKAIAQKLNRNSAKPGKFKKISGIEHVDRLIDIDQSPIGRTPRSNPATYTGVFDDIRDLFAKTNEAKIRGYKKGRFSFNVKGGRCEACSGDGIIKIEMHFLPDVYVACEVCHGTRYNSETLEVHYKEKNIAQVLDMTVNDAVEFFQHIPKIARKLQTIKDVGLGYVTLGQPATTLSGGEAQRMKLASELHKRSTGKSFYILDEPTTGLHSEDIAKLLHVLSRFVDDGNTVLVIEHNLDVIKTADYIIDLGPEGGVGGGTIIATGTPEEVAANPASYTGQYLKGKLHVK
- a CDS encoding DUF1129 domain-containing protein, translating into MSQVSLDKLSKKNKEFIHIATNQLLQDGKSDQEIQTILEGILPEILENQTKGITARGLYGAPTTWAASLTAKERYDAEHPKENDDPKWMMLDSVLFIFGFFTLLTSIVNLASSQPSVYGLTTLVLGSIVGGLSFYALYHFIYRFYGPDKDRSQRPKLLKSILTMAAAILLWSMSIVLTSLLPEFLNPRLSNIVVAIVGAIALALRFYLKKRFNIKSATMGPGR
- a CDS encoding M24 family metallopeptidase is translated as MLSRVEKFEAALAQTDCDAVLVTNLKNIYYLTGFSGTEATVFISKTRRIFLTDARYTLIAKGVVQGFDIVETRDAIGEIVKIIADDKLQKIGFDDEISYAYFKMLESVFSAYELVPMTGFIENLRMIKDEQEIATIRKACQISDQAFLDVLDFIKPGETTELAVMNFLDARMRQLGASGASFDFIIASGYRSAMPHGVASDKVIQKGETLTMDFGCYYNHYVSDMTRTVHVGQVTDEEREIYDIVLRSNQALIEAAKAGLSRIDFDRIPRQIINDAGYGPYFSHGIGHGIGLDIHEIPYFGKSEEPIEAGMVLTDEPGIYLDGKYGVRIEDDLLITETGCEVLTLAPKELIVI
- a CDS encoding Asp23/Gls24 family envelope stress response protein, whose amino-acid sequence is MAAEQLGEIVIAPRVLEKIIAIATAKVEGVYSFANKSMSDSLSMRSLGRGVSLHTDETGDVTVDIYLYLEYGVSVPTVAVAIQKAVKSAVFDMAEVELSAVNIHVAGIVPEKAPKPDLKDLFDEDFLND
- the efp gene encoding elongation factor P — encoded protein: MIEASKLKAGMTFETADGKLIRVLEASHHKPGKGNTIMRMKLRDVRTGSTFDTSYRPEEKFEQAIIETVPAQYLYQMDDTAYFMNTETYDQYEIPVANVEEELKFILENSDVKIQFYGTEVIGVTVPTTVELVVTDTQPSIKGATVTGSGKPATLETGLVVNVPDFIEVGQKLIINTAEGTYVSRA
- the nusB gene encoding transcription antitermination factor NusB gives rise to the protein MIDILLESRRGLRQRAFQALMSLEYEGDLVEACRFAYSYDKDEEADKAAEADIPAFLLNLVSGVIQSKDDLDKKIAQHLKKGWTVDRLTLVEKNILRLGIFEITEFDTPQLVAVNEAIELSKQFSDEKSSKFINGILSQFIVE
- a CDS encoding magnesium transporter CorA family protein, with protein sequence MKQVFLSTTTEFKEIDSLESGTWINLVNPSQSESIEIANAFGIDIADLRAPLDAEEMSRLTIEDEYTLIIVDVPITEERNNQTYYVTIPLGIIITEEAIITTCLEKLPLLDIFIHRRLRNFYTFMKSRFIFQILYHNAELYLTALRSIDRKSEQIESQLHKSTRNEELIELMELEKTIVYFKASLKTNERVIKKLTSSTSNIKKYLEDEDLLEDTLIETQQAIEMADIYGNILHSMTETFASIISNNQNNIMKALALVTIVMSIPTMIFSAYGMNFKNNELPLNGEPHAFWIIMFIAFAMSASVMAYLMHKKLF